A window of Candidatus Neomarinimicrobiota bacterium contains these coding sequences:
- a CDS encoding response regulator — MILIIDDSAFQRGLLRQIVLTGGYETVEAIDGADGLAKLRGRRPDCILSDLLMPRMGGLELLEALSLKEVTIPVIIVTANLQESVRERCLAAGAVGVVHKPAEAETLLALIDKTVQEPSGEG, encoded by the coding sequence TTGATCCTTATTATCGATGATTCAGCGTTTCAGCGCGGCCTGCTACGGCAGATCGTCCTGACAGGGGGGTATGAAACTGTTGAAGCCATTGATGGAGCTGACGGACTGGCCAAGCTGAGGGGTCGACGGCCCGACTGCATCCTGTCAGACCTGCTCATGCCCCGGATGGGGGGGTTGGAACTGCTGGAGGCGCTCAGCCTGAAAGAGGTTACGATTCCCGTCATTATTGTCACGGCAAACCTACAAGAGAGCGTACGTGAACGTTGCCTGGCCGCAGGAGCGGTTGGTGTCGTGCACAAGCCAGCCGAGGCCGAGACTCTGCTGGCCCTCATCGATAAAACAGTGCAGGAGCCTTCGGGAGAAGGGTGA